DNA from Arthrobacter sp. SLBN-112:
GGCCTGGCAGTAAGTCCGGGCAGAACTTACTTGGCGGAGCTGAAGTCGCGCTTTTCCTTGATCTTGGCAGCCTTGCCGCGCAGTGCACGCATGTAGTACAGCTTGGCGCGGCGGACGTCACCCTTGGTGACAACCTCGATCTTTTCGATGATCGGAGAGTGCACCGGGAAGGTACGCTCCACGCCAACACCGAAGGAGACCTTGCGGACGGTGAAGGTTTCGCGCACGCCGTCGCCCTGGCGGCCCAGGACGAAGCCCTGGAAGACCTGGACACGGGTGTTCTTGCCTTCGATGATGTTCACGTGCACCTTGAGCGTGTCGCCGGCGCGGAATTCGGGAACATCGTTACGCAGCGAGGCTGCATCGACGGAGTCGAGAATATGCATGATTGCACTCCTGGTGAACGCCACAGGTCATTCACTTTGGGTCACGGCAGGCAAGTCCGGCCGCCGCAAGGCGTGCCGGGTCTCCCCGCCGAAAGTAAAATGGTCCGGCCGCTTCAAGGGTTGATGGGGCCGGTTGTCCGGCTGTTGGCCGCGCTACCCCCTGTGGCAGGTGCGGACCCAGCAGACACAAGGGTTAATTTTGCCACAGTGGCAGGGTTACGCCAATTCGTCGGGTACTAATCCTGCTGCCCGGCTGCCGGCTCCGGACGGCGGGCCAGCCTGCCGTCCACGATGTCGTACCCCAGGTTGTGCAATTCCGTGCGGTCTGCACGCGGGAGGCTGCCGGCGTCGAACCCTTCCAGGAGGTCCGGCCGCCGCTCTGCTGTCCGGCGGTACTGCTCGTGGCGCCGCCACTGGGCAATCCTGCCGTGGTTGCCGCTAAGGAGCACCGGCGGCACCTCCCGGTCGCGCCAAACGGAGGGCTTGGTGTAGACGGGATACTCCAGGAGCCCGTCGGAGTGGGATTCCTCCACCAGGGACTCCGGGTTCCCCACCACGCCGGGCAACAGGCGGCCAATGGCTTCCACCATGGCCAGGACGGCCACTTCGCCGCCGTTCAGCACATAGTCGCCCAGGCTGACC
Protein-coding regions in this window:
- the rplS gene encoding 50S ribosomal protein L19, with the translated sequence MHILDSVDAASLRNDVPEFRAGDTLKVHVNIIEGKNTRVQVFQGFVLGRQGDGVRETFTVRKVSFGVGVERTFPVHSPIIEKIEVVTKGDVRRAKLYYMRALRGKAAKIKEKRDFSSAK
- the trmD gene encoding tRNA (guanosine(37)-N1)-methyltransferase TrmD — encoded protein: MRIDVVSIFPEYLAPLELSLIGKARQDGILDLHVHDLRSFTTDKHRSVDDTPYGGGAGMVMKPEPWAQALSAVAVGRPDPESRPVLIVPSPAGERFTQALAYELAEEQHLAFACGRYEGIDERVIEWAQEHFTVRPVSLGDYVLNGGEVAVLAMVEAIGRLLPGVVGNPESLVEESHSDGLLEYPVYTKPSVWRDREVPPVLLSGNHGRIAQWRRHEQYRRTAERRPDLLEGFDAGSLPRADRTELHNLGYDIVDGRLARRPEPAAGQQD